The nucleotide window TCAAAAAGTCAGTCTGTCAACTTGACCATGTGGTCCTCCTTATCACCTACGTACAAATAAATTCAatgcaaagtaaaaatttagttAGACTCTGGTCCACCCAAAAAGTTTTTGTTTGTGTCATGCCGGAAAGCATGAATAGGAAACACATAAAGAGGCTGGGGTGTTGCAGAGGCCGTGGCAGCAACCAGCAAGAGATGCAAATTTTTCTAGCAGATAAATTGAGGTTTTCCCATGGTGCCTTGGGAAACTTCTTACAAATCACAAGTGCCATGGGAAATTTTTAGCCGTTGTGAAGGACACGGAGAAGACAAGTACATCGCCTTGCATTTTTTCGGTTAATTTATGGACTTCGAGTTGTATCATATCTCTCAGCTTAGTTGTTAAACCGATTCCGAGCGAAGCATACCATACCAGAACTTAAATGAAAATTGTGCAATCGGATCAAGACAAAAGATTACCTTTATTTTTTAAGGTTTCACTACCAAGATCAAGCTCTTGTTCTTAATATGGAATTGATAGTTCCAAGCCAACAGCAATAAATTGATTAGCATAAGCTAATTCTGCCTTGTGGACAGTTTGACAATCATCAGTTCGGTTCACATTTATTAGCAGTTTGATTTTTCAGTTTCTACAATTCATTTCAGTTCGGAACCGATCAGACCGATTGCACAGTCTACTTCACCCAACATGGAAACCCTTTCTCATGCTTGTCAAACATTTTAGACCCATTTCAAAATTGCACAAAAATAACGCATTGCTAATGATTAGTACAAGCTGTTTCAAGTAATTGTGTGGTCAGAGATTTATCCAGTGGAAACTGATTGGGACTTCTGTCGGGGTGGAATTCGAAGCCAAATCTTCATCATGTCATATGCAGTAAAGCCAATTGCCACAGACGGAACAATCTAACAAACGAAGTAGTGAACTTTGTCAGCATCAGAGCATTCTCACTCCAAAATTAAAAGGCAATTGCATGATAAAGGAGACAGTGAACTCTAAATAGGGTTTCACCAACTCTTATAATGCCATTGGGATTAAGGaacaaaatattttcataaaaaaatcttCTCATGAATCATTAGGATCCTAATTCATCCactatttcatatatatatatataatcctcCTAGGAACGTGTTCATTCTAGGTCAATTTATTCCATTTAATCCCAAATAAGATGAGAACACAATCAATTGATAACACCTTCTCATGATATTTCAAGGTATTCTAAGTATAGGCATTACCTTGATATAATTAATGCTCAGGCCAGCATATAACTGTCTCCATCCTTGATTGCGGACTATAGTCGATAGACCATCCAATGTGCTCCTGTATTTAACATGACCTTGAATTGAAGGTTGCAAATTTTCAACCTATAATGCAACATTCCTCACCTACTTTAGAACTTTAGATAATTCATCTTAAAGATTCATATTTGATGCATGTTGACATTTAATTTTGTCTAGTCTAAACGCATGGTACAAGTATGGCATAATACCTGCATCTGTCTCCTAACAACATCTAAGGGGTATGTGAAGGTCTGCCCAAATAACCCAGCTAGAGCTCCACAAGAAAGACGCATCACAATGGACTTTTGATGCTCTTCAGGAATGTGCCTCTTAAGCTCCTCATAAACATAGAACTTCAAACCAGCATAAGGAAGGATCCCGATAAGCGTAGGACCTGCTCAACAAACAAAACTTCATCATTACCACTAATGGTCCATTTGGCAGTGCTTCTGACTGCATTCAGAAAAGGAGGGACTTTTAGATGCTTTTTTCAAAAAGCAACCTCTAACTACTTTTGAACTGTTTTATGGGTTTTATAACCAAAACATGCCAAACATGCCTTTGTTTTTTAATTGCTAGTAATCAACATTTTTAGAGGTTGCTTTTTTCAAGCAATTGCATCAATGAAAATACATAACAAACCATAACTGAAACTGAAATCATACATTTTATACTGGGGCTGATCATGTAAATATTCCAATATTAAAGATTGAACATTAACTAACCAATTGACATTGGGggaaagtcacacacatgcacatatTTCACTAAATAATCAAGATCAGCGTTAACAAGGAAAACAGATACTTCTGAAAATCATGAAACTTCATCAAAATGAGAAAATTCTTCATAAACTATTTAACCATTAGTGTTAACATAGATAGAGGGGGCATGAGCATGGCTTAGCCAAAGCCTAGACCCAAATTAAGGATCAACAGGTTAGTCCATTGTCTCTACCCCAAGCCCATCCCAAGCTTTGAGCTGTTATCAATGCCTGCGCCTGGCCATATATTTAATGCCAAGTAATCATGTCAGGATTAGGTTGGGCTTTGCTAAAACCAAGGCTGACCAAAGAGTAGTTGAGCATAAGATAAGGGATACGCCTGTTGGCACAAGCCCTTTTAACTATTACTGGAACTCTTTAGCCTGGCCCCAATTCAACACAGTTACAAGTTTTTTCAAACCACTCTGAAATATAATGATTAAGAAAACAAGCAAACTCACCTACTCCTCGATACAGTGCACGTGTTCCCCCTTCCTTGTAGACACTTGTAAGAATGTCTTTTACACCACCATAAGCAGGTTGAGCACATACATTTTTCATTCCACATCTGAAACTTCCACTTGTGTCCAAAACCTATAGGACCATTATAATTAAATTGTAGAGAGTATCACATaaggaatttaaaattttttggacTCACTCAACCAGAATACATATAGGCCCCTTAAGAActgattgtacaatttaaaatacAGTTCAAATGTATCTCCAAGCACTGAACTATCCAAGAACCAAGGAGTTTTAAAAGCATATAAATTATTGTTTCATGGAAATAATATTTTCAGGTTGTCCATTTTTCAAAATATCCTATCCACAGAGTGTTTCAAAACAcagctcaaaaaaaaaaaatattgttgcCTAATCATTAACTTTCACAAGTCATATGTACACCCACATATTCACAGAAAAGATTTAGATTTCATGCAATTAATGATCACAAGAATGCATTCTCATATTATCGTTTACATATATCCAGGAAGGGGGCCATGGAAGAGGGGTTGCAACCAGAAGTATCTAATTTCAGACTCCAAAGCATCTGCCCATAATTCAAACAATGCTTTTATCTTATCATGAGCATCTAGGGCTGGGCATTCAGTTTAAACCGAACGAACAGAACTTCTCAAACCAAAAATCAAATTTCACATTAAAAAACAACCAGACTGAACTAATTTAAGAGAGGAACCAAATCAAACCgaattatttcggttcggttcaaaaCCATCGGTTTGCTCTCAAACTTCCCAAATAAAAAATCCTTAAATTTTTCCCCAATTTGCTGCCTCAAATCACAAATCTATAATTTGTTGCCCCAAATTGCAAATCCCCTAACACATTCAATAATTCAtacaaatttaatataaatacaaCTACAAATCATCACAAATCACAACAGATTCAATATACCTGCAATATAAACTATACACCCAAATCTCATATTCAATACACCAAAGTCGCAACAAGTTCAATCAATACACATGCAAAGATTGATTTATGTATGGATTTAATGTTCAAAGCCCAAAACAGAGAAGTCGAGAATGTTGTTTGAAGAGTTTCTGGACAACGATACCTAGATCTCAAATTCAAACAACATCTCAAATTTACCATTTTGAGATTTGATGGTAAAGAAGACTGAAGACAAAGCATCCCTCCATGCATGAAGACTGAAGAGTGAACTAAAGACGGCAATGATGGTGTTGTGAATGCCTATTGCttgcaaagaagaagaagaagtcgaAGCAAAAGAGGAGAGCATGCATGATTTAGAGAGGAGAGAGGCAGAGAGCTGAGTTGGGGGGTGGGGCGACTGAGAATGAGAAGTAGAGTTAGAAACATATATCCAACACAACAACACTTAAAGGAATTTgaaaatcggttcggttcggttcaaaaTGATTTTTTCACTAAAAAACCGAACCACTCACACTGAAAAACCAACAGAATGAACTGAATAGACTCAGTTTGGTTTAGTTTTTCGGTTTGAACTGAAATATGCTCAACCCTATGTGCATCCAGAGAATACAAAATGACCTAGTTCAAAACCGCAAGAAACATTAGAAGTTAACATGCCAACTAACAATTCTACACACAGGATACTTAAATTCCTAGGtaccaattaaaataaaaaaaaattaaataaacttaAATTGTTCAATACAAGTGCATATAAGACAGTACCACGTGTTCCTAGATCATGAAAAAATTATCATTAACGCCAGCATTGCAATTTATGCTAGAAATGAACAATGCCTGCATTCCTTTCTCCAATATTTTAGTAATCTTTGTGGAAAACTAAATTGGTAGTAGGTGTTTATAACAAAGAATGAAGTGCAAGTTCTAGAAGTTCCTATTGCTTGAAACAATTTTCTAACCTTTAATATCTTTAGCTCCAAAAGGTCAAGATGATTCTGTAATTCTTATAACCATCACAGGAAAGAGTTCAGTCCGAATAATCTTACCAAAAGACACAGATTTAAAACTCACAATAATCAAAGACAAATCCAGGTTCACTATTTAGAAAGCATAGACCAATCAAGGCATACATATACAATTGATTGATAAAATGGAGTAAAATTGCTAATTAGCTAGCCTTAAAACCAATATTCCAAAGACTTCCAAGTCCCACCAAAGTCAAATAATGTTAAAAGCCTCAACAACAATCATGCAAGCTAATTACCTGATAAGCAAGTTTAGTGCGAGCCAAATCTAAGGGATATGTGCACATAACAGCTGTTCCTCCAGCCACTGAACCAGCTAATAAATCTATAACAGGCCCTGAACCTAAAGCAGGACAATTATTCAAAATCCAACCACGATACTGCTCATATGTCATGAAATGTAGGGCGGCATAAGGAACGATACGAATAACGCTAGCTCCATTTCCCCTACAAGAAGACACAAGCAtgaattattattaatttctaaCTGAGAGAGATAATAAGTATAAAGAATTAAGCTCACTTATAAAAGCCATAAATTCCCTCATGCTTTAATAATTTCTTCAAGGACTGAAACACCCCGAGAGATTGAAACCCTTCAGTTCTTGTCTGTAAAATTACGAGAAAGTTAGGAAAACTATACTGAAGAAAAATTAATTGGGAAATTCAGAAACAGAGAATTCTGAAAAAAGCAATAACCATATAGCATGACAAACAGCCAATTGGATATGACAAAGTAGCACCCGATTTGCATATCTGATCTTTTTTCAAAGTAACATCAAATTGATTCACATATTCAAAACAAGCAACATATATGACTGAGTGGCTAGCACCAATAGGTAAAATGAATTATACCAGGCACCTTCCAAgtagttttatttaattaactgTAAGAGAAATATTTTCAGCAAAAGTAAAGAGCAATTTATGCTCTAAAAAATCTACTAAAAGAAATGCATTCAATCCCAACTGACCGTCTGACCAAAGATGATAATCCAAAGGAAATACCCATTCACATAAAATCCACATAATTTTCTAAAATCAGAAGGAAGTT belongs to Hevea brasiliensis isolate MT/VB/25A 57/8 chromosome 4, ASM3005281v1, whole genome shotgun sequence and includes:
- the LOC110632465 gene encoding mitochondrial carrier protein CoAc1 isoform X2 — its product is MDSTQGSTLSANMANLIDGTPTRRQFSYMDSMPVYVKELIAGGAAGGFAKTAVAPLERTKILLQTRTEGFQSLGVFQSLKKLLKHEGIYGFYKGNGASVIRIVPYAALHFMTYEQYRGWILNNCPALGSGPVIDLLAGSVAGGTAVMCTYPLDLARTKLAYQVLDTSGSFRCGMKNVCAQPAYGGVKDILTSVYKEGGTRALYRGVGPTLIGILPYAGLKFYVYEELKRHIPEEHQKSIVMRLSCGALAGLFGQTFTYPLDVVRRQMQEHIGWSIDYSPQSRMETVICWPEH
- the LOC110632465 gene encoding mitochondrial carrier protein CoAc1 isoform X1, coding for MDSTQGSTLSANMANLIDGTPTRRQFSYMDSMPVYVKELIAGGAAGGFAKTAVAPLERTKILLQTRTEGFQSLGVFQSLKKLLKHEGIYGFYKGNGASVIRIVPYAALHFMTYEQYRGWILNNCPALGSGPVIDLLAGSVAGGTAVMCTYPLDLARTKLAYQVLDTSGSFRCGMKNVCAQPAYGGVKDILTSVYKEGGTRALYRGVGPTLIGILPYAGLKFYVYEELKRHIPEEHQKSIVMRLSCGALAGLFGQTFTYPLDVVRRQMQVENLQPSIQGHVKYRSTLDGLSTIVRNQGWRQLYAGLSINYIKIVPSVAIGFTAYDMMKIWLRIPPRQKSQSVSTG